From one Lotus japonicus ecotype B-129 chromosome 3, LjGifu_v1.2 genomic stretch:
- the LOC130749472 gene encoding scarecrow-like protein 32 codes for MQATSSHSPMKAELKPPTSISFQNPTTTPLFNTPHTSTPLSGALKGCLGSLDGACIEKLLLHCASALESNNITLAQQVMWVLNNVASPQGDTNQRLTAWFLRALISRASRICPSVMSFKGSNNIPRRSMTVTELTGYVDLIPWHRFGFCASNNEILKAVTGFQRVHVLDFSITPCMQWPTFIDALAKRPEGPPSLRITVPSFRPQVPPLVNISIHEVGLRLGNFAKFRDVPFEFHVIGDENLLPSEQLSNESTRFQFESLLSLLNPSVLNIREDEALVINCQNWLRYLSDDNRNSNSLRDAFLSLIKGLSPQIVLLVDEDCDLSASSLVSRITACFNHLWIPFDALDTFLPKDSSQRTEFESDIGQKIENIIGFEGYQRIERLESGVKMSQRMKNSGYFSVPFCDGTVKEVKGLLDEHAGGWGMKRDEGMLVLTWKGNSCVFATAWVPSEMRDHVGMDATLS; via the coding sequence ATGCAAGCCACGTCCTCACACAGCCCCATGAAAGCAGAGCTAAAGCCACCAACCTCCATCTCCTTCCAaaaccccaccaccacccctCTCTTCAACACACCCCACACTAGTACTCCCCTCTCAGGAGCACTCAAAGGTTGTCTTGGAAGCCTTGATGGCGCATGCATCGAGAAGCTCCTCCTCCACTGTGCCAGCGCCTTAGAGAGCAACAACATCACCTTAGCTCAACAAGTCATGTGGGTCCTCAACAACGTCGCTTCTCCCCAAGGCGACACCAACCAGCGCCTCACCGCGTGGTTTCTCAGAGCACTAATCTCCAGAGCTTCAAGAATTTGCCCCTCCGTGATGAGTTTCAAGGGAAGCAATAACATTCCTAGGAGGTCAATGACCGTGACCGAGCTAACAGGGTATGTGGATCTCATTCCATGGCACAGGTTCGGGTTTTGTGCATCAAACAATGAAATTCTCAAAGCTGTTACAGGGTTTCAAAGGGTACATGTTCTTGATTTCAGCATAACCCCTTGTATGCAATGGCCTACTTTTATAGATGCATTAGCTAAAAGACCAGAAGGTCCTCCTTCACTTAGAATCACAGTTCCATCTTTTAGGCCACAGGTTCCTCCATTAGTCAACATTTCAATACATGAAGTTGGGTTACGCTTAGGTAATTTCGCCAAATTCAGAGATGTCCCTTTTGAATTTCATGTCATAGGAGATGAAAATTTACTACCATCAGAACAATTGAGCAATGAATCAACCAGATTTCAATTTGAGTCCTTGTTGAGTCTATTGAATCCTAGTGTGTTAAACATTAGGGAAGATGAAGCATTGGTGATCAATTGCCAAAATTGGCTACGTTACTTGTCTGATGATAATAGAAATTCAAATTCCCTTAGGGATGCTTTTCTGAGTTTAATTAAAGGTCTTAGCCCTCAAATTGTGCTCTTGGTTGATGAGGATTGTGATCTCAGTGCGTCGAGCCTCGTGTCGAGAATCACCGCTTGTTTCAACCATCTGTGGATACCCTTTGATGCACTGGACACTTTTTTGCCTAAGGATAGTTCTCAGAGGACAGAGTTTGAGTCTGACATAGGACAGAAAATTGAGAACATCATAGGGTTTGAAGGTTATCAGAGAATAGAGAGATTGGAGTCTGGGGTGAAGATGTCACAAAGAATGAAGAATTCAGGGTACTTCAGTGTTCCATTTTGTGACGGAACTGTTAAGGAAGTTAAGGGTTTGCTTGATGAACATGCCGGTGGATGGGGGATGAAGAGGGATGAAGGTATGTTGGTTCTCACGTGGAAGGGAAACAGCTGTGTATTTGCGACAGCTTGGGTCCCTAGTGAAATGAGGGATCATGTTGGTATGGATGCAACTCTATCTTAA